A section of the Euwallacea fornicatus isolate EFF26 chromosome 24, ASM4011564v1, whole genome shotgun sequence genome encodes:
- the Ttc30 gene encoding intraflagellar transport protein 70A isoform X2 translates to MYPDNNDYKLYYTQSLYQACLYDQAFQASNKLIDNQQYKGQITKLQAAIKYSQEDVLSAKSLVDACPNDDPDKEVNLGCLLYKDGNYEEALAKFTTALQNQGFKPYLAYNMALCYYRLKEYGPSLKFCADIIEKGIRDHPELSIGMQTEGIEVRSVGNTLTLHETSLTEAFNLKAAIEYQLKNIDAAREALTDMPPRAEYELDAVTLHNQALVNFDQNPTEGFEKLQFLLQQNPFPPETFANLLLLYCQHECYDLAADILAENAHLTYKYLTPYLYDFLDAIITQQTSPSDAYQKFDELASRHTEQLRKLAKQVQEHRNRGDIDIVKKAIMEYEECLERYIPVLMAQAKIYWELENYPQVEKIFRKSAEFCNEHDTWRLNVAHVLFMQENKFKEAAGFYEPLVKKSYSEILNVNAIVLANLCVSYIMTSQNEEAEELMRKIEKEEDQMAFEEPEKKYFHHCIINLVIGTLYCSKGNYEFGISRVMKSLEPYNKKLGTDTWFYTKRCFLSLIENLAKHMIVLRDSVIQECIQFLESCELYGKTVKTVAYSSITEENEAPDGKETVSYEARKLKYLLLKLQDF, encoded by the exons ATGTATCCTGATAACAACGATTATAAACTATACTACACACAATCGTTATATCAAGCTTGTTTATATGATCAAGCTTTCCAA gCATCCAATAAACTAATCGATAATCAGCAATATAAGGGACAAATTACGAAACTTCAGGCCGCAATCAAGTACAGCCAAGAAGATGTATTGTCAGCAAAAAGTTTGGTGGACGCGTGTCCGAATGACGATCCTGACAAAGAAGTCAATTTAGGATGTTTGTTGTATAAG GATGGGAATTACGAAGAGGCTTTGGCTAAGTTTACCACTGCATTGCAAAACCAGGGGTTTAAGCCTTACTTGGCTTATAACATGGCTTTATGCTATTATCGACTGAAGGAGTATGGCCCTTCACTCAAATTTTGCG CCGACATAATTGAAAAAGGCATTCGAGATCATCCTGAATTAAGCATTGGCATGCAAACCGAAGGAATTGAAGTCAGATCAGTGggaaatacactgactttacATGAAACCTCACTAACAGAGGCATTCAACTTAAAGGCTGCGATCGAGTACCAGCTCAAAAACa TTGATGCTGCTAGAGAAGCTCTAACAGATATGCCTCCAAGAGCAGAATACGAATTAGACGCTGTGACTCTGCATAACCAGGCTTTGGTTAACTTCGATCAGAATCCCACAGAAGGTTTTGAAAAGTTGCAGTTTTTATTACAACAAAACCCTTTCCCCCCGGAAACTTTTGCCAATTTGTTGCTTCTTTATTGTCAGCATGAATGTTACGATTTGGCTGCAGATATTTTGGCGGAAAATGCACATTTGACTTATAAATACTTAACACCA tATTTATACGATTTCTTGGATGCTATTATCACTCAACAAACATCTCCTAGCGATGCTTACCAAAAATTCGACGAATTGGCAAGCAGGCATACCGAACAACTTCGCAAGTTAGCTAAACAAGTCCAAGAACATCGAAATAGAGGTGACATAGACATTGTTAAGAAAGCCATTATGGAGTATGAAGAATGTCTGGAAAG ATATATTCCAGTGCTAATGGCTCAGGCTAAAATCTACTGGGAGTTGGAGAATTATCCAcaagtggaaaaaattttcagaaaaagtgCAGAATTCTGCAACGAACATGACACATGGAGACTAAATGTTGCTCATGTTTTGTTCATGCAGGAGAACAAATTCAAGGAAGCTGCAGGGTTTTATGAACCTTTGGTGAAGAAAAGTTATTCTGAG ATTCTTAATGTGAATGCCATAGTGCTGGCTAATTTATGCGTATCATACATTATGACATCGCAAAATGAGGAAGCTGAAGAACTGATGAGGAAAATTGAGAAAGAGGAAGATCAGATGGCATTTGAGGAACCAGAGAAAAAGTACTTTCATCATTGCATCATAAACCTTGTTATAGG GACATTGTACTGCTCAAAAGGAAATTatgaatttggaatttctcGAGTGATGAAATCTTTAGAACCTTACAATAAGAAGTTGGGCACCGACACGTGGTTCTATACCAAAAGATGTTTTTTGAGTTTAATAGAGAATCTGGCAAAGCATATGATAGTACTTAGGGATTCTGTTATCCAGGAATGTATACAATTTTTGGAAAGTTGCGAAC TTTATGGCAAAACAGTAAAAACTGTGGCTTACTCATCTATCACAGAAGAAAACGAAGCTCCAGACGGGAAAGAAACTGTAAGTTACGAAGCGCGTAAGTTGAAGTATTTGCTGTTAAAACTACAAGATTTTTAG
- the Ttc30 gene encoding intraflagellar transport protein 70A isoform X1, producing the protein MYSAHVINDGDFTKTVYTLIKDGRFNEAIKILHGIPESNSSRAGLSLLAYCYFYIQDFNNASSYYEQLTEMYPDNNDYKLYYTQSLYQACLYDQAFQASNKLIDNQQYKGQITKLQAAIKYSQEDVLSAKSLVDACPNDDPDKEVNLGCLLYKDGNYEEALAKFTTALQNQGFKPYLAYNMALCYYRLKEYGPSLKFCADIIEKGIRDHPELSIGMQTEGIEVRSVGNTLTLHETSLTEAFNLKAAIEYQLKNIDAAREALTDMPPRAEYELDAVTLHNQALVNFDQNPTEGFEKLQFLLQQNPFPPETFANLLLLYCQHECYDLAADILAENAHLTYKYLTPYLYDFLDAIITQQTSPSDAYQKFDELASRHTEQLRKLAKQVQEHRNRGDIDIVKKAIMEYEECLERYIPVLMAQAKIYWELENYPQVEKIFRKSAEFCNEHDTWRLNVAHVLFMQENKFKEAAGFYEPLVKKSYSEILNVNAIVLANLCVSYIMTSQNEEAEELMRKIEKEEDQMAFEEPEKKYFHHCIINLVIGTLYCSKGNYEFGISRVMKSLEPYNKKLGTDTWFYTKRCFLSLIENLAKHMIVLRDSVIQECIQFLESCELYGKTVKTVAYSSITEENEAPDGKETVSYEARKLKYLLLKLQDF; encoded by the exons atGTATTCTGCACACGTTATCAACGATGGGGATTTTACTAAAACTGTATATACTTTG ATCAAGGACGGCAGATTTAAtgaagcaataaaaatattgcatggAATACCTGAATCAAACTCCTCCAGAGCGGGACTTTCCCTATTAGCTTATTGTTATTTCTACATCCAAGATTTTAACAATGCGTCCAGTTACTACGAGCAACTAACTGAAATGTATCCTGATAACAACGATTATAAACTATACTACACACAATCGTTATATCAAGCTTGTTTATATGATCAAGCTTTCCAA gCATCCAATAAACTAATCGATAATCAGCAATATAAGGGACAAATTACGAAACTTCAGGCCGCAATCAAGTACAGCCAAGAAGATGTATTGTCAGCAAAAAGTTTGGTGGACGCGTGTCCGAATGACGATCCTGACAAAGAAGTCAATTTAGGATGTTTGTTGTATAAG GATGGGAATTACGAAGAGGCTTTGGCTAAGTTTACCACTGCATTGCAAAACCAGGGGTTTAAGCCTTACTTGGCTTATAACATGGCTTTATGCTATTATCGACTGAAGGAGTATGGCCCTTCACTCAAATTTTGCG CCGACATAATTGAAAAAGGCATTCGAGATCATCCTGAATTAAGCATTGGCATGCAAACCGAAGGAATTGAAGTCAGATCAGTGggaaatacactgactttacATGAAACCTCACTAACAGAGGCATTCAACTTAAAGGCTGCGATCGAGTACCAGCTCAAAAACa TTGATGCTGCTAGAGAAGCTCTAACAGATATGCCTCCAAGAGCAGAATACGAATTAGACGCTGTGACTCTGCATAACCAGGCTTTGGTTAACTTCGATCAGAATCCCACAGAAGGTTTTGAAAAGTTGCAGTTTTTATTACAACAAAACCCTTTCCCCCCGGAAACTTTTGCCAATTTGTTGCTTCTTTATTGTCAGCATGAATGTTACGATTTGGCTGCAGATATTTTGGCGGAAAATGCACATTTGACTTATAAATACTTAACACCA tATTTATACGATTTCTTGGATGCTATTATCACTCAACAAACATCTCCTAGCGATGCTTACCAAAAATTCGACGAATTGGCAAGCAGGCATACCGAACAACTTCGCAAGTTAGCTAAACAAGTCCAAGAACATCGAAATAGAGGTGACATAGACATTGTTAAGAAAGCCATTATGGAGTATGAAGAATGTCTGGAAAG ATATATTCCAGTGCTAATGGCTCAGGCTAAAATCTACTGGGAGTTGGAGAATTATCCAcaagtggaaaaaattttcagaaaaagtgCAGAATTCTGCAACGAACATGACACATGGAGACTAAATGTTGCTCATGTTTTGTTCATGCAGGAGAACAAATTCAAGGAAGCTGCAGGGTTTTATGAACCTTTGGTGAAGAAAAGTTATTCTGAG ATTCTTAATGTGAATGCCATAGTGCTGGCTAATTTATGCGTATCATACATTATGACATCGCAAAATGAGGAAGCTGAAGAACTGATGAGGAAAATTGAGAAAGAGGAAGATCAGATGGCATTTGAGGAACCAGAGAAAAAGTACTTTCATCATTGCATCATAAACCTTGTTATAGG GACATTGTACTGCTCAAAAGGAAATTatgaatttggaatttctcGAGTGATGAAATCTTTAGAACCTTACAATAAGAAGTTGGGCACCGACACGTGGTTCTATACCAAAAGATGTTTTTTGAGTTTAATAGAGAATCTGGCAAAGCATATGATAGTACTTAGGGATTCTGTTATCCAGGAATGTATACAATTTTTGGAAAGTTGCGAAC TTTATGGCAAAACAGTAAAAACTGTGGCTTACTCATCTATCACAGAAGAAAACGAAGCTCCAGACGGGAAAGAAACTGTAAGTTACGAAGCGCGTAAGTTGAAGTATTTGCTGTTAAAACTACAAGATTTTTAG
- the LOC136346787 gene encoding uncharacterized protein, with amino-acid sequence MIKVYTQKVFWVLVALACFVVLILGSVKICQIVSENCFKRRDSRVLIFSEDGDITIINRMRERSRDEDLLTVKQSYKNLAPPLYSTLSKASAVSSYELPPPYPVDYI; translated from the exons ATGATTAAAGTATACACTCAAAAGGTCTTTTGGGTGCTGGTTGCCCTAGCGTGCTTTGTGGTATTAATACTTGGCAGTGTTAAGATATGCCAAATTG TCAGTGAAAATTGCTTCAAGAGAAGAGACTCGAGAGTGCTAATCTTCTCTGAAGATGGAGATATAACAA TTATTAATCGTATGAGGGAACGTTCTCGTGACGAAGATCTACTTACCGTAAAACAATCGTATAAAAACTTGGCGCCACCACTGTATTCGACTTTATCCAAAGCCAGTGCCGTATCAAGTTACGAGTTGCCTCCTCCGTACCCCGttgattatatttaa